In the genome of Gloeotrichia echinulata CP02, one region contains:
- the murQ gene encoding N-acetylmuramic acid 6-phosphate etherase, with product MTNLQERGYLLTEQVNPNSLNLDQLTALEFVELFNSEDQKAVAAVAAAKVQLAKAIDYTAEKLGHGGRLFYVGAGTSGRLGVLDAAECPPTFCTPPELVQGIIAGGAGALVRSSEDLEDRAQDGEAAIAQRHITQLDVVVGITAGGTTPFVHGALNAARQRGAITIFIACVPSEQVSFDADVDIRLLTGPEVLAGSTRLKAGTATKLALNILSTGVMVKLGKVYGNRMVDVAVTNQKLRDRALRILQDLTGLNRETASGLLDRSGKWVKLALLMHWTGLEKAAGDQLLSEHKGDLRAAVASHNRDK from the coding sequence AATTATTTAATAGCGAAGACCAAAAGGCAGTGGCGGCGGTAGCAGCGGCTAAAGTTCAGTTGGCAAAGGCAATTGATTATACAGCAGAAAAATTAGGTCACGGTGGACGCCTATTTTATGTGGGTGCGGGGACGAGTGGCAGATTAGGGGTATTAGATGCTGCTGAGTGTCCACCTACCTTTTGTACACCGCCAGAGTTGGTACAGGGGATTATTGCTGGTGGTGCTGGCGCACTGGTACGCAGTTCTGAGGATTTAGAAGACCGTGCCCAAGATGGGGAGGCGGCGATCGCCCAAAGACATATTACGCAATTAGATGTGGTAGTCGGCATTACCGCTGGTGGTACAACACCTTTTGTCCACGGCGCCCTCAACGCCGCTCGTCAACGGGGTGCCATCACTATTTTTATTGCTTGTGTACCGAGTGAACAGGTGAGCTTTGATGCTGATGTAGACATCCGCCTATTGACTGGACCTGAGGTGTTAGCTGGTTCCACTCGCCTCAAAGCTGGTACAGCCACTAAGCTAGCGTTAAATATCCTTTCCACTGGGGTGATGGTGAAGCTAGGTAAAGTTTACGGCAATCGCATGGTGGATGTTGCAGTCACAAACCAAAAGTTACGCGATCGCGCTTTACGAATTTTGCAAGACCTCACAGGCTTGAATCGAGAAACTGCTAGCGGATTGTTAGATCGTAGCGGTAAATGGGTCAAGTTAGCCCTATTAATGCACTGGACTGGTTTGGAAAAAGCTGCAGGCGATCAGCTTTTATCAGAACATAAAGGTGATCTTAGGGCTGCTGTTGCTAGTCACAATCGGGACAAGTGA
- a CDS encoding response regulator has translation MSYPPIIIGHENQLIYELKKCSHDQYNGRFNIKSSTGQQWNFYYQMGKIVWATGGNHPFRRWRRQMAENCPQIDVEKLLFPDKYVLTEYGDYLLLEILYKKQKIKLEQIHVILESTIAELLFDIKIHQHFATVSCYRHPQIISETPISLINADICTKYILEPWKSWSKAGLANFYPDLAPVLKEPEQLQQIVSLSAYKNFVKFMNGKYTLRDLAVKMKQNLLSVTRSLQPYISKGIIELVEVPDLPLAVTKVKTNLTTTRSNHPHPPLVACVDDSLQMCEILGRIMVGNGLRFIKVQDSVQALPTLIQNQPDLIFLDLIMPVTNGYEICGQLRRISAFTETPVIILTGSDGMFDRVRSKVFGATDFLTKPVVVDQVMAVLQKYLPSQC, from the coding sequence ATGAGTTATCCGCCAATAATAATTGGGCATGAAAATCAGCTTATATATGAGTTGAAAAAATGTAGTCATGACCAATACAATGGACGATTTAACATTAAAAGTTCCACAGGACAACAATGGAATTTCTATTATCAGATGGGCAAAATAGTTTGGGCGACAGGAGGGAATCATCCCTTTCGCCGCTGGCGTAGACAGATGGCTGAAAATTGTCCACAAATTGATGTTGAGAAACTTCTGTTTCCTGACAAATATGTATTGACAGAATATGGGGATTATCTTTTACTAGAAATATTGTATAAAAAACAAAAAATTAAACTTGAACAAATTCACGTAATTTTAGAAAGCACGATAGCAGAATTATTATTTGATATAAAAATACACCAACATTTTGCCACTGTTAGTTGCTATCGTCATCCACAAATTATTTCAGAAACACCAATCAGCTTGATTAACGCAGATATTTGTACAAAGTATATACTAGAGCCGTGGAAGAGTTGGTCAAAAGCTGGTTTAGCCAATTTTTATCCTGATTTAGCACCTGTTCTGAAAGAACCAGAACAACTTCAGCAGATAGTAAGTCTATCTGCTTACAAAAATTTTGTCAAATTCATGAATGGCAAATACACACTGCGGGATTTAGCAGTGAAAATGAAGCAGAATTTGTTGTCAGTTACCCGTTCGTTGCAGCCCTATATCTCCAAAGGAATTATAGAATTAGTAGAAGTACCTGACTTGCCTTTAGCAGTAACGAAAGTTAAAACAAACTTGACAACCACACGATCAAATCATCCGCATCCTCCATTAGTAGCCTGTGTGGATGATAGTCTTCAAATGTGTGAAATTCTAGGGAGGATTATGGTTGGAAATGGATTAAGATTTATCAAGGTTCAAGATTCAGTGCAAGCTTTACCAACTCTGATTCAAAATCAACCAGACCTGATTTTCTTGGATTTGATTATGCCTGTTACGAATGGTTACGAAATCTGTGGTCAGTTACGGCGAATTTCTGCCTTCACCGAGACACCCGTGATTATTTTAACAGGTAGTGATGGTATGTTTGATAGAGTTCGTTCTAAAGTATTTGGAGCTACGGATTTTCTCACTAAACCTGTAGTGGTAGATCAGGTAATGGCGGTACTGCAAAAGTATTTACCAAGCCAATGTTAG